In Archocentrus centrarchus isolate MPI-CPG fArcCen1 chromosome 24, fArcCen1, whole genome shotgun sequence, one DNA window encodes the following:
- the wtap gene encoding pre-mRNA-splicing regulator WTAP, translating into MTNEEPLPKKVRLSESDMKTLTREELCTRWKQHEAYVQVLEAKYAELCSNDVPGLKESEEKLKQQQQESARRENILVMRLATKEQEMQECTTQIQYLKQVQQPSVAQLRSSMVDPAINLFFLKMKAELEQTKDKLEQAQNELSAWKFTPDSQTGKKLMAKCRMLIQENQELGRQLSQGRIAQLEAELALQKKYSEELKSSQDELNDFIIQLDEEVEGMQSTILVLQQQLKETRQQLSQSQGSSAGAGPSRTSPTASSSSVEPSAQPEQAGAPSEPMGKDYGRVSNGPSNGSSSQRSETTTPSLYREVSSTEEDFPMSPMVSSPGEAETKLSNHSEEVPGSQTAAGRVGGPVGFGSQLSAGYESVDSPTGSETSLTQHSNDTDSTTDPHEDKAALVTKGSRTAGSRHAQNGLDTGTSDSAVL; encoded by the exons ATGACCAACGAGGAGCCTCTACCCAAgaaa GTTCGCCTCAGTGAATCGGACATGAAAACACTGACCAGAGAGGAGTTGTGTACGAG GTGGAAACAGCATGAAGCCTATGTCCAGGTCTTGGAGGCAAAATATGCAGAGCTGTGTT CCAATGACGTTCCAGGGTTGAAGGAGTCAGAGGAAAAgctcaagcagcagcagcaggaatcCGCGCGCAGGGAAAACATCTTGGTCATGCGACTTGCCACCAAGGAGCAGGAAATGCAAGAGTGCAca ACCCAGATCCAGTACCTCAAGCAAGTCCAGCAGCCGAGTGTGGCCCAACTGCGGTCATCCATGGTGGACCCAGCCATCAACTTGTTTTTCCTCAAAATGAAGGCTGAACTGGAACAGACTAAAGACAAACTGGAGCAGGCCCAAAATGAACTGAGTGCCTGGAAATTTACACCTGATAG CCAAACAGGGAAGAAACTGATGGCCAAGTGTCGAATGCTGATTCAGGAAAACCAGGAGTTGGGTCGGCAGCTGTCCCAGGGACGCATCGCCCAGCTGGAGGCTGAGCTGGCCCTGCAGAAGAAGTACAGCGAGGAGCTCAAGAGCAGCCAAGACG AGTTGAATGACTTTATCATCCAGCTAGATGAGGAGGTGGAGGGAATGCAGAGCACCATCCttgtcctgcagcagcagctaaaAGAAACCCGTCAGCAGCTCTCACAGTCTCAGGGGTCTTCAGCTGGGGCAGGACCCAGTAGGACTTCACCCACTGCTTCCAGCTCATCTGTTGAACCATCCGCTCAGCCTGAGCAGGCCGGTGCGCCCTCTGAACCAATGGGCAAAGACTACGGGAGGGTCTCCAATGGTCCAAGCAATGGTAGCTCATCCCAGAGGAGTGAGACCACTACACCCAGCCTGTACCGAGAGGTCAGCAGCACAGAGGAAGACTTTCCCATGTCCCCCATGGTCTCAAGCCCTGGCGAAGCTGAGACCAAACTCTCCAACCACTCAGAGGAGGTGCCAGGGAGTCAGACTGCTGCGGGCAGAGTTGGAGGACCTGTGGGTTTCGGGAGTCAGCTGAGCGCGGGGTACGAGAGCGTGGACTCTCCAACAGGCAGCGAGACATCATTGACTCAGCACTCGAATGATACAGACTCCACCACTGACCCCCATGAAGACAAGGCTGCCCTGGTGACCAAGGGCAGCAGGACTGCTGGGTCACGGCACGCTCAGAACGGCCTGGACACCGGCACAAGCGACAGTGCGGTTTTGTAA
- the sod2 gene encoding superoxide dismutase [Mn], mitochondrial isoform X1, with the protein MAVAALHCTYRRVPAQLRKEVGPLPPRRLCAASLSQTVSKVAASRQKHTLPDLTYDYGALEPYISAEIMQLHHSKHHATYVNNLNVTEEKYQEALAKGDVTTQVALQPALKFNGGGHINHTIFWTNLSPNGGGEPQGELMEAIKRDFGSFQKMKEKMSAITVAVQGSGWGWLGFDKESGRLRTAACANQDPLQGTTGLIPLLGIDVWEHAYYLQYKNVRPDYVKAIWSVINWENVSERLQMAKK; encoded by the exons ATGGCTGTGGCTGCGCTGCACTGCACTTACCGCAGAGTACCAGCACAGCTGCGAAAAGAAGTAGGACCTCTCCCTCCACGGCGATT GTGTGCAGCCAGCCTCAGCCAGACTGTCAGTAAGGTAGCTGCATCGAGGCAGAAGCACACTCTTCCCGACCTGACATATGACTATGGTGCCCTGGAGCCCTACATAAGTGCAGAGATCATGCAGCTGCACCACAGCAAGCACCATGCAACATATGTCAACAACCTCAACGTCACAGAAGAAAAGTATCAAGAGGCACTTGCAAAGG GTGATGTGACAACACAGGTTGCCCTCCAGCCTGCTCTCAAGTTTAATGGCGGAGGCCACATTAACCACACCATCTTCTGGACAAATCTCTCTCCAAATGGTGGAGGTGAACCACAAG GAGAGCTAATGGAGGCAATCAAACGGGACTTTGGCTCCTTTCAGAAGATGAAAGAGAAGATGTCTGCTATTACTGTGGCTGTGCAGGGCTCAGGCTGGGGGTGGCTGGGTTTTGACAAGGAGAGTGGAAGACTTCGCACTGCTGCTTGTGCTAACCAAGATCCTTTGCAGGGGACAACAG GTCTCATTCCCCTCCTTGGTATTGACGTATGGGAGCATGCCTATTACCTTCAATACAAGAATGTGCGTCCCGACTATGTGAAGGCTATCTGGAGTGTAATCAACTGGGAGAATGTAAGCGAGCGTCTTCAGATGGCCAAAAAGTAG
- the sod2 gene encoding superoxide dismutase [Mn], mitochondrial isoform X2, whose amino-acid sequence MLCRAGQIRRCAASLSQTVSKVAASRQKHTLPDLTYDYGALEPYISAEIMQLHHSKHHATYVNNLNVTEEKYQEALAKGDVTTQVALQPALKFNGGGHINHTIFWTNLSPNGGGEPQGELMEAIKRDFGSFQKMKEKMSAITVAVQGSGWGWLGFDKESGRLRTAACANQDPLQGTTGLIPLLGIDVWEHAYYLQYKNVRPDYVKAIWSVINWENVSERLQMAKK is encoded by the exons ATGCTTTGCAGAGCTGGACAGATACGCAG GTGTGCAGCCAGCCTCAGCCAGACTGTCAGTAAGGTAGCTGCATCGAGGCAGAAGCACACTCTTCCCGACCTGACATATGACTATGGTGCCCTGGAGCCCTACATAAGTGCAGAGATCATGCAGCTGCACCACAGCAAGCACCATGCAACATATGTCAACAACCTCAACGTCACAGAAGAAAAGTATCAAGAGGCACTTGCAAAGG GTGATGTGACAACACAGGTTGCCCTCCAGCCTGCTCTCAAGTTTAATGGCGGAGGCCACATTAACCACACCATCTTCTGGACAAATCTCTCTCCAAATGGTGGAGGTGAACCACAAG GAGAGCTAATGGAGGCAATCAAACGGGACTTTGGCTCCTTTCAGAAGATGAAAGAGAAGATGTCTGCTATTACTGTGGCTGTGCAGGGCTCAGGCTGGGGGTGGCTGGGTTTTGACAAGGAGAGTGGAAGACTTCGCACTGCTGCTTGTGCTAACCAAGATCCTTTGCAGGGGACAACAG GTCTCATTCCCCTCCTTGGTATTGACGTATGGGAGCATGCCTATTACCTTCAATACAAGAATGTGCGTCCCGACTATGTGAAGGCTATCTGGAGTGTAATCAACTGGGAGAATGTAAGCGAGCGTCTTCAGATGGCCAAAAAGTAG